The genomic interval TCAGGATCAGCGATGCTAATAGCTCTTTTAGTACATGATTTAATACACGCAGGTCCTTCTTCCCTGTCAGCACACAGGTCACATTTTTCAGCAACTTTGGACTGGAATGTCATAGCACCAAATGGGCAAATCATTACACATAATCCACAGCCAATACATTTTTCAGTATCCACTCCTTCTTCAGTGACCGCTTCAGTTGGGCAGATTTTTATACATGGAGCATTTTCACAATGTTGACATACAATGGAATAAAAGGAAGAATCATGTTCAATAATTTTTATCCTACTAGCATTATGGACTGATGCACACATGTTTTCACAATTCATACATCCATCACATAAGTCGCTATTTACAAGAATACTTTCCACTGATATTCCTCCTATAATCCTAATTCTTTACAATGTGCATCAACATATTTTTGGATTTTATTGATTTGTTCTTCATCTAAGTGTTTGAATCTTTTCTGTACTGATATGTAATCTTTAACCGGTTTTCTTTCTTCAGGTCTGTATGTAATTTCAAAGTCACCATTTTCAATTTCATATAAAATCCAAGATCCGGTTTCAACTGCTAATCTTCCCATTTCAATAGTTTTTTCAGATGCATATCCCCAACCGGTAGTACATGGTTGTTGTAAATGTATGTATGCAGGTCCTTTAGTTTCAGCTGCTTTTTTGACTTTTTTAACATAATCTTCAGGATATGCAATAGATGCGGTTGCTACATATGGAATTCCATGTGCGGCCATAATCATTGGCATATTTTTCTTAGGTTTGTCTTCCCCAAAACTTGCACTTCCTTTTGGTGAAGTAGTTGTACTTGCACCATATGGTGTAGCTCCACTTCTTTGAATTCCAGTATTCATGTATGCTTCATTATCATAACAGATGTAGAGCATATTATGTCCCCTTTCCATAGCTCCAGATAATGACTGTAAACCTATATCCACAGTTCCTCCGTCACCACCGAAAGCAACAACATTAACATCATCTTTTCCTTGAATTCTTAATGCACTTTCAACACCAGATGCTACTGCTCCTGAATTTTCAAATGCAACGTGAATAAATGGGACTTCCCATGAAGTTTCTGGGTATGGGGTGGTCATTACTTCAAGACAACCTGTAGCAGAAATAGCTACAGTATTTTTGCCTAATGCATTAAGAGCTAATTTTACAGCAATTGATGCTCCACAACCAGCACAGCCTCTGTGTCCCGGTGCTAATAAATCTTTATCAGGTATATCCATATCTATTCCTCCTTAAGTCCAATCCATGTAACATCTTGTACAGGTTCTTTTGTTTTTTCATAAATTTCCATGATTGAATCTGGCGTGATGTCTCTTCCACCTAAACCCGCAATAAATCCATAGATTTCTTTATCAATTTTAACTTTCATGTCCGCATAAAGTGCTCCACCAATTCCGAATGTGAAGTTTTTATCAATAACAGCTAATTTTTCACAGTCTTTTATAACTTCTTTGATTTCTTCAACAGGGAATGGTCTGTATGCTCTAATTTTAAGTAAACCTACTTTTTCCCCATTTTCTCTTAATTGGTCCACGATTACTCTAACTGTGCTGCAGAGTGAACCCATTGCAACAAAAATGATGTCTGCA from Methanobrevibacter gottschalkii DSM 11977 carries:
- a CDS encoding 4Fe-4S dicluster domain-containing protein; translation: MESILVNSDLCDGCMNCENMCASVHNASRIKIIEHDSSFYSIVCQHCENAPCIKICPTEAVTEEGVDTEKCIGCGLCVMICPFGAMTFQSKVAEKCDLCADREEGPACIKSCTKRAISIADPEKIRSKNQQKYLAKMAGIYEPDSKKGGFVHVITGQARARLVFDE
- the porB gene encoding pyruvate synthase subunit PorB; the encoded protein is MDIPDKDLLAPGHRGCAGCGASIAVKLALNALGKNTVAISATGCLEVMTTPYPETSWEVPFIHVAFENSGAVASGVESALRIQGKDDVNVVAFGGDGGTVDIGLQSLSGAMERGHNMLYICYDNEAYMNTGIQRSGATPYGASTTTSPKGSASFGEDKPKKNMPMIMAAHGIPYVATASIAYPEDYVKKVKKAAETKGPAYIHLQQPCTTGWGYASEKTIEMGRLAVETGSWILYEIENGDFEITYRPEERKPVKDYISVQKRFKHLDEEQINKIQKYVDAHCKELGL